A single genomic interval of Aegicerativicinus sediminis harbors:
- a CDS encoding C45 family autoproteolytic acyltransferase/hydolase: protein MPFKATILRNVIGLCLLFLFSCGINKSINHQPQLDGYTQDIHSLTIVNDSTYKAGQNYLLKNKFGQWEARISGDPLERGLILGSLSKPLIDKQEAVFFEKIQQLVPNESKQKLLRKFLDWYNRKMYLHVPEEFKTEIWGVSRYASDKYDFIAPNYLRFLYLHSSHDIGHALQDLALVGCTSFAAWNDKTENGDLILGRNFDFYAGDEFAENKIILFVEPNKGNKFMSVTWGGMIGVVSGMNDKGLTVTINAGKSKIPLAAKDPISLVSREILQYASTIEEAISIAKKREVFVSEAIMVGSAIDGKAALIEVSPNNLGVFEVPNSNELICSNHFQSEAYKDDRRNERTIEESHTAYRYKKMQELLESQNKINVSDAVSILRNKEGLNGKVLGYGNEKAINQLLAHHGIVFKPGELKVWVSSNPYQLGTFVAYDLNEVFKNDIGTNPKSMAIDSINIPADSFRKSEEYKTYEIYRKKEFEIEQAIINKELIPNFEPQEFISLNPNYWKSHFLAGRYLYSEENYKSAINFFRNSLTKEIPSIPETEEVKKFLKKSLRKSR from the coding sequence TCACTCATTGACTATTGTTAATGATAGCACCTATAAGGCCGGACAGAATTATTTATTAAAAAACAAATTTGGTCAGTGGGAAGCAAGAATCAGCGGTGACCCCCTAGAACGGGGTTTAATTTTAGGCAGTCTGTCTAAGCCTTTGATAGATAAACAAGAAGCCGTTTTTTTCGAAAAAATACAACAACTTGTCCCAAATGAATCCAAACAAAAACTACTCCGCAAATTCCTAGACTGGTATAACAGAAAAATGTATTTACATGTACCAGAAGAATTCAAAACAGAAATTTGGGGTGTATCGAGATATGCTTCTGACAAATATGATTTTATAGCACCTAATTATTTAAGGTTTCTTTATTTACATAGTTCACATGATATAGGACATGCACTTCAAGATCTTGCCTTGGTCGGCTGTACATCTTTTGCGGCTTGGAATGATAAAACCGAAAATGGCGACTTAATTCTTGGTAGAAATTTCGATTTCTATGCCGGCGATGAATTTGCGGAGAATAAAATAATCCTTTTTGTTGAACCCAATAAAGGAAACAAATTTATGTCAGTTACTTGGGGCGGAATGATTGGGGTTGTTTCTGGAATGAATGATAAAGGCTTAACCGTTACCATTAACGCCGGGAAATCGAAAATTCCTTTAGCTGCCAAAGATCCTATATCTTTGGTAAGCAGGGAAATATTACAGTACGCCAGTACAATTGAAGAAGCTATTTCTATAGCTAAAAAAAGAGAAGTTTTTGTTTCAGAAGCTATAATGGTTGGTAGTGCAATAGATGGCAAAGCTGCATTGATTGAAGTTTCACCTAATAATTTAGGTGTGTTTGAAGTGCCAAATTCCAATGAACTTATATGTTCAAATCATTTTCAAAGTGAAGCATATAAAGACGATCGGAGAAATGAAAGAACTATTGAGGAAAGCCATACCGCTTACCGCTATAAAAAAATGCAGGAATTATTAGAAAGCCAGAATAAAATTAATGTGTCTGATGCAGTTTCTATTCTTCGAAACAAAGAAGGTTTAAATGGCAAAGTATTGGGTTATGGTAATGAAAAGGCAATAAATCAACTGTTGGCGCACCATGGCATTGTTTTTAAGCCAGGAGAATTGAAGGTTTGGGTTTCGTCCAACCCATATCAACTTGGCACTTTTGTAGCTTACGATCTTAATGAAGTCTTCAAGAATGATATTGGCACAAACCCTAAATCGATGGCTATTGATTCTATTAATATACCTGCTGATAGCTTTAGAAAATCAGAGGAATATAAAACATATGAGATTTACAGAAAAAAAGAATTTGAAATTGAACAAGCAATCATAAATAAAGAATTAATTCCTAATTTCGAACCGCAAGAATTTATCTCCTTAAATCCAAATTACTGGAAATCACATTTTTTAGCTGGCCGTTACTTATATTCTGAAGAAAATTATAAGTCAGCAATTAATTTCTTTAGAAACAGTCTAACCAAGGAAATACCTAGTATCCCAGAAACAGAGGAGGTCAAAAAATTCTTAAAAAAATCACTTCGAAAATCTCGTTAA